CCGTCGTCTCGAAGAGACTGAAGCCCCTGTTCTGAATTCGAGGTTCTCGGACTCTCATGGCCGGGTCACCACCCTCACTCGGACCGCCACGCTCCCCGGTGCGGGCGGAGGGTCCAGGCCGGAAGGGGGGAGGACCGTCACGTCATTCCGGGCCCCGATCCGCACTTTGCTGACGACGACCGCCGCATTCGCCCCTCTCGTGAGGCTGAGATCGAGCGAAACGTCGAGGGAATGCTCGCCCAGGTCATACCACGGGCCCGGGCCGACCGCCGGCGCATCGGCGGAGCTTGGAGGCGTCGAACCGTCGGTCAGGGTGAACATCGTGCCCTCGGGGACCGAGCCATGGATCATCACGCGATAGCGGCCCGGCGCGACCGGAAGAAGCGTCCAGGGCGCATCGTCGCCAGGCTCGCGGTGGAGCGTCGTCTCCGTCAAGTTGCGAGAAAAACCCTGGGGGGTCGCGTTCAGTTCGAATGTCGCCGCGCCGCCCAGGCGGCGCACCCAATCGTCGGGCTGCGGCAGGAGGATCAGGACCGGCTGGGAAACGTCCCCTCTGACGGGAAAATAGGGCTCGTCATCGACCAGCTGCACTCCTCGGAGCACCTGCGGATTGTTCTCGATCGGCTGAGACTCGAACCTGCGCAGGATCCTCATCTGCATGACCATGCAGGGGCAGAGTCCCGCAAGAGCAATCGCCAGGATCACCATCGCGATCAGGATCTCGAGGAGGAGCGACCCGGATCGGTGTTGAGGCCGCCTCACGGGTCGCGCTCCTGAGAAGGGGACATCGGAGTACCATCGTAGGTCACGAACAGCCGGGGGTCGAAGGCCCCTCCTTCATCGATCGCGATGGATCCGACGCAGCGCATCGAGGAGGTGGCTGGATGCGTGGCCGTGGCGCGGAAGGACTGGGCGAGGCCGTCTGCCGCCAGCTCGATCTCATATGTGTAAAAGGTCTTTGAAGGGACCGCGGCGATCGTCGGATCGATCAGGTCGGCGTGGTGCTCGGAGTCGGCGGCGGAGGGGTCGTCGGGATCGGGGGCCAATTGGTCGAGCGTGCCGTACCTGCCGTATTCCAGGTAGTAGAACCTCTGGGCGCCCCAGATCGCCCGCAGGTTGCTGGCGGCCACATCGAGTTTCGACTGCTCGATGGCGCGGAAGAGCGACAGGCCTTGGATCGCGAATGCGAGCATCACGATCATGATGGTCAGTACGATCACGACCTCCAGCAACGTGAAGCCGCGGAGGAGTAATCGGGGAGACGACCGTCGGGCGGGTCTCATCGTCAAGGTTCCTGGACCTGGTGATTCCGGCGTCGTTCCGCGCCTCGCGCGGCGGTGCGGCGGTCAATTAACCTTGCCGGCCATCTCGAACATGGGCATGTAGATCGCGAGCATCAGCCCGGCGATGGTCGAGCCCATCCCCATGATGATGAGCGGCTCGAGCATCTTGGTGACCTTGGTGATGAGCCCCTCCATCTTCTCTTTGTAATAGGGCGCGAGCTGCTCCATCACGGCGGCGAGCTGGCCGGACTCCTCCCCGGTGTGGACCATGTTCGTCAGCATCGTGGTGAACAGCCCGGTCTCTTCCAGAGACACGGCGAGGGGCCTGCCCGCCGCGACACGGCCGCGGGCGCGAGTCAGGGCGTCGCGGTAGATCGGGTTGTTCTGGAAGACCCCGATCAAGACCCCCATGGTCTCCAGCAGCGGAACGCCCGCCTTCAATAGCAGCGCGATGTTGGACGCGAAGCGGTACATCGCCATCTGGACCAGCAGCGGACCGATCAGCGGCGTAATCAGGCCGACGCCGCTGAAGTTCCGCCGGCCGGACTCGGTCCCCATGTAGTTTTTGAGGCCGACCACCGCTGCGATGATCGCGACGAGTGCGTACGGCCCGTAGGAAACCACGGCCGCCGAGGCGTCCACGACGAGCTGGGTGATCGCCGGCAGCTTCGCCCCCATGTCCTTGAACATCCCGGCGAATGTCGGGACCACCAGCCAGAGCATGATCGTCACGGCCAGGATCGCCACGATGACCAGGACGATCGGGTACATGAGCGCCCCGGTCACCTTGCGTCGGGTCTCGCGCGACTCGCGGATCTGCTTGTTCAGCTCGATCAGGACCGGCCCCATCTGGCCGGTCAGTTCGCCGGTGCGGATGACCTCGACCCAGTAGGGCTCGAAGATCCTGGGATGCTCCGCCGCGGCTTCGTGGAACGAACTGCCGGAGGAGACCCGCCAGGCGATTTCCTCCAGGGCCACTCGCAACTTATTGCTCTGGCTCTGCTCGGCCCCCTGGTGAAGCGACTGGAGCAGCGGCGTCCCCGAAGAGACCAGCGTGGAGATCTGCTGGAAGAACGACATCTTGTCGTCCAGCGTGATCCTGGCGTGGGACTTGGACGAGACCCGCGCGTGGGCCAGGACGAAATCGACGAAACCCAAATCCGCCTCCTTGTCGAAGGTATCCTGAACCCGTCGCCGGCGAGGCTCCCCCTCCGACGCTGTCGAGAGCCGAAGCTGTCTCGGCAAGCGAGGAGCTTGCCGTGCGGCTGGCTGCAGGGCGCCCGGAGGATCTCGTGGTCTCCAGGGGCCAGGGCCCCGGTCGGCGAGGACGTCGAGCGGCGAACGACTTTCCGCCG
The DNA window shown above is from Paludisphaera mucosa and carries:
- a CDS encoding type II secretion system protein, translating into MRPARRSSPRLLLRGFTLLEVVIVLTIMIVMLAFAIQGLSLFRAIEQSKLDVAASNLRAIWGAQRFYYLEYGRYGTLDQLAPDPDDPSAADSEHHADLIDPTIAAVPSKTFYTYEIELAADGLAQSFRATATHPATSSMRCVGSIAIDEGGAFDPRLFVTYDGTPMSPSQERDP
- a CDS encoding type II secretion system F family protein, with the protein product MGFVDFVLAHARVSSKSHARITLDDKMSFFQQISTLVSSGTPLLQSLHQGAEQSQSNKLRVALEEIAWRVSSGSSFHEAAAEHPRIFEPYWVEVIRTGELTGQMGPVLIELNKQIRESRETRRKVTGALMYPIVLVIVAILAVTIMLWLVVPTFAGMFKDMGAKLPAITQLVVDASAAVVSYGPYALVAIIAAVVGLKNYMGTESGRRNFSGVGLITPLIGPLLVQMAMYRFASNIALLLKAGVPLLETMGVLIGVFQNNPIYRDALTRARGRVAAGRPLAVSLEETGLFTTMLTNMVHTGEESGQLAAVMEQLAPYYKEKMEGLITKVTKMLEPLIIMGMGSTIAGLMLAIYMPMFEMAGKVN